From a single Pelmatolapia mariae isolate MD_Pm_ZW linkage group LG20, Pm_UMD_F_2, whole genome shotgun sequence genomic region:
- the LOC134619420 gene encoding neurogenin-1-like, which yields MDSLYSDIDSNSCNFFPHSEDEESRGPRCASPQPEQQQKKQRRRGRAHSDPTVQVVKKNRRLKANDRERNRMHNLNDALDALRGVLPSFPDETKLTKIETLRFAHNYIWALSETIRIADLQAGKVGEPPVLLSPCLAEAPSPGSDACSWSSSGSSSSSSPAYCASSPGSPAVPEDYSCLRQDALYGFRSFVPGIY from the coding sequence ATGGACTCGCTCTACTCCGACATCGACAGCAACAGCTGCAACTTCTTCCCGCACAGCGAAGACGAGGAGTCCCGCGGCCCGCGCTGCGCGTCCCCGCAGCccgagcagcagcagaagaagcagcGGCGTCGCGGTCGCGCGCACAGCGACCCGACGGTGCAAGTGGTGAAGAAGAACCGGCGCCTGAAAGCCAACGACCGCGAGCGTAACCGCATGCACAACCTGAATGACGCGCTGGACGCGCTGCGCGGCGTGCTGCCCTCATTCCCGGACGAGACGAAGCTGACGAAAATCGAGACTCTGCGGTTCGCGCACAACTACATCTGGGCGCTGTCCGAGACCATCCGCATCGCGGACCTGCAGGCGGGTAAGGTCGGCGAGCCGCCCGTGCTGCTCAGCCCGTGCCTAGCCGAGGCCCCTAGCCCGGGCAGCGATGCCTGCTCCTGGAGCTCCAGcggctcctcgtcctcctcctccccggCCTACTGCGCATCCAGCCCGGGCAGCCCCGCCGTCCCCGAGGACTACAGCTGCCTGCGGCAGGACGCGCTGTACGGCTTCCGCAGCTTCGTGCCGGGCATCTACTGA